The Chitinophagaceae bacterium genome window below encodes:
- a CDS encoding acyl-CoA carboxylase subunit beta → MKSKVDILREKLEEGKLGGGEDRNNKQHQKGKLTARERISLLMDPGSFEEIGALVLHRTKDFGMEDQQFYGDGVITGYGTVHGRLVYVFAQDFTVFGGALSETHAEKICKIMDLAMKTGAPMIGLNDSGGARIQEGVRSLGGYADIFYRNVWSSGVIPQISAIMGPCAGGAVYSPAMTDFTLMVEGTSYMFVTGPNVVKTVTNEEVSSEELGGASTHSTKSGVTHLTSANDMECIEQIKKLLSYMPQNCEDITPKDPYTFTDETREVLETILPPSTNQPYDIRDVITGICDEETFFEIHKDYAENIVVGFARLAGRSIGIVANQPMSLAGVLDIDSSKKGARFTRFCDCFNIPLLVLVDVPGFLPGTDQEWNGIITNGAKLLYALSEATVPRVTVITRKAYGGAYDVMNSKHIGADMNFAWPTAEIAVMGAKGASEIIFKKEIAEAADPAKKLLEKEAEYAEKFATPYLAAERGFIDEVIEPRETRKKLIKSFAILENKVAKRSRKKHGNIPL, encoded by the coding sequence ATGAAATCAAAAGTTGATATACTCAGAGAAAAACTGGAAGAGGGAAAGTTAGGGGGTGGTGAAGACAGGAATAATAAACAGCACCAGAAAGGAAAACTCACTGCAAGAGAGCGCATCAGCCTGCTCATGGACCCGGGTTCATTTGAAGAAATCGGTGCATTGGTGTTGCACCGCACCAAAGACTTTGGCATGGAAGATCAGCAGTTTTATGGTGATGGTGTTATCACTGGTTATGGCACAGTACATGGTCGCTTAGTGTATGTATTTGCACAGGACTTTACAGTGTTTGGTGGTGCCCTATCAGAAACGCATGCAGAAAAAATTTGCAAGATCATGGATCTTGCAATGAAAACAGGTGCGCCAATGATTGGATTGAATGATTCAGGTGGTGCAAGAATACAGGAAGGTGTACGTTCATTGGGTGGTTACGCCGATATCTTTTACCGTAATGTTTGGTCGAGTGGTGTTATTCCGCAAATCTCTGCTATCATGGGACCATGTGCAGGCGGTGCTGTGTACTCTCCCGCTATGACTGATTTCACCTTAATGGTGGAAGGCACGAGTTATATGTTTGTTACAGGACCCAACGTTGTTAAGACGGTTACCAACGAAGAAGTTAGCTCTGAAGAACTCGGCGGCGCATCAACTCATTCAACCAAAAGCGGGGTTACACACTTAACTTCTGCCAATGATATGGAATGCATTGAGCAGATTAAAAAGCTGTTGAGTTATATGCCTCAAAACTGTGAAGACATTACACCAAAAGATCCTTACACATTTACCGATGAAACAAGAGAAGTATTAGAAACCATTCTTCCGCCAAGTACCAATCAACCTTATGATATCAGGGATGTGATTACTGGAATTTGTGATGAAGAAACATTTTTTGAAATACATAAAGACTACGCAGAAAACATTGTGGTTGGTTTTGCAAGACTGGCAGGAAGAAGCATTGGCATTGTTGCCAACCAGCCAATGAGTCTTGCAGGCGTACTGGACATTGACAGCTCAAAAAAAGGGGCAAGGTTTACACGTTTCTGCGATTGTTTTAATATTCCGTTACTGGTACTGGTTGATGTACCTGGCTTTTTACCTGGTACTGATCAGGAATGGAACGGCATTATTACCAATGGCGCTAAACTGCTGTATGCATTAAGTGAAGCAACAGTGCCACGTGTAACGGTGATTACACGTAAAGCATATGGAGGTGCTTATGATGTAATGAATTCAAAACATATTGGTGCTGATATGAATTTTGCATGGCCTACTGCAGAAATTGCGGTGATGGGCGCTAAAGGTGCCAGTGAAATTATTTTCAAAAAAGAAATTGCAGAAGCTGCTGACCCCGCAAAGAAATTATTAGAAAAGGAAGCAGAGTATGCAGAAAAATTTGCCACTCCTTATCTTGCTGCTGAGCGTGGATTTATTGATGAAGTGATTGAGCCAAGAGAAACAAGAAAAAAGCTGATAAAGAGTTTTGCAATCCTTGAAAACAAAGTGGCCAAGCGTTCAAGAAAAAAACATGGCAATATTCCATTGTAA
- a CDS encoding TatD family hydrolase → MFINIHTHLPAAHHEWAVQNLYQHFEQVAVSGNYSIGLHPWYLNEETVISDIEELKKWSVQPTVLAIGECGLDKVCSTDFLLQKVIFLKQVQWANELQKPLIIHCVKAHEDVLQLLSKHQNKVPVIFHGFNKNKELALKIISKGYYISFGKDLQHQRVRELMASLSPENLFLETDDSETEIEKIYTLAAEALQITGDSLSLQLQKNAAAVFGVAAIQL, encoded by the coding sequence TTGTTCATCAACATACATACACATTTACCTGCAGCCCATCATGAATGGGCAGTTCAAAACCTTTATCAGCATTTTGAGCAGGTTGCGGTATCCGGAAACTATTCTATTGGTCTGCACCCCTGGTATTTGAATGAGGAAACAGTTATTTCAGATATTGAAGAGCTGAAGAAATGGAGTGTTCAGCCAACTGTGCTGGCAATTGGCGAATGCGGACTGGATAAAGTATGCAGTACCGATTTTCTTCTGCAAAAAGTCATCTTTCTTAAACAGGTTCAATGGGCAAACGAGCTGCAAAAGCCACTGATCATTCATTGCGTAAAGGCGCATGAAGATGTACTTCAACTCTTATCAAAACATCAAAACAAAGTACCGGTCATTTTTCATGGTTTTAATAAGAACAAAGAGCTTGCCCTTAAAATTATCAGCAAGGGATATTATATTTCTTTTGGAAAAGATTTACAGCATCAGCGTGTACGTGAATTGATGGCTTCGCTATCTCCCGAAAATCTCTTTTTAGAAACCGATGATTCTGAAACTGAAATTGAAAAAATTTATACCCTGGCAGCAGAAGCTTTACAGATTACCGGAGATTCACTTAGTTTGCAGCTCCAAAAAAATGCAGCTGCTGTTTTTGGCGTTGCGGCAATACAATTATGA
- a CDS encoding tRNA threonylcarbamoyladenosine dehydratase, with protein sequence MMDISWLSRTSLLIGEDKLRSLTKSHVMIVGLGGVGSYAAEFIARSGIGKMTIIDGDVVDPTNRNRQLPALATNHGQSKALIMAERLQAINPELELTVIKEFINPEMVVQMLQTKPDYIIDAIDSITPKITFIKLAFESGLPLVSSMGAGAKLDPTKLQVVDISKTYNCPFAQQIRKMLKQHQIREGVKVVFSPEEPIKESLMLTDGKNYKKSAYGTVSYMPAVFGAVVASVAIRDLMDKSSV encoded by the coding sequence ATGATGGATATTTCCTGGCTTTCAAGAACAAGTTTATTAATTGGTGAAGATAAACTCCGGTCTCTCACAAAATCGCATGTAATGATAGTAGGGCTTGGTGGTGTTGGTTCCTATGCTGCCGAGTTTATTGCACGCAGCGGTATTGGAAAAATGACAATCATTGATGGAGATGTGGTTGATCCTACAAACCGAAACAGACAGTTACCTGCTCTTGCAACCAATCATGGTCAGTCAAAGGCATTAATTATGGCTGAACGTTTGCAGGCAATCAATCCTGAACTGGAATTAACAGTCATCAAAGAATTCATCAACCCGGAAATGGTTGTGCAAATGCTGCAAACTAAACCCGATTATATCATTGATGCCATCGACAGCATTACACCAAAAATTACTTTTATTAAACTGGCTTTTGAAAGTGGTTTGCCCTTGGTGAGCAGTATGGGTGCAGGTGCAAAACTCGATCCCACAAAATTGCAGGTAGTGGATATTTCAAAAACATACAATTGCCCTTTTGCACAACAGATCAGAAAAATGCTGAAGCAGCATCAAATCAGAGAAGGAGTCAAAGTTGTGTTCTCACCGGAAGAACCAATTAAGGAAAGCTTAATGCTTACCGATGGAAAGAATTATAAAAAATCAGCGTATGGAACTGTTTCTTACATGCCTGCTGTATTTGGGGCTGTTGTGGCTTCAGTTGCTATCAGGGATTTGATGGATAAATCTTCTGTATAA
- a CDS encoding type I restriction enzyme HsdR N-terminal domain-containing protein yields MIKVVFPPASFQIKEKDSKEIIFDEIRKSWVVLTPEEWVRQNFIRYLVQTMNYPSALIGIEKEIALGELKKRFDVLVYDTNHKPWMMIECKAMDVELSEKVLEQIVRYHVSVPVPYIVITNGSYTYAWEKKESRLIGLNELPAFE; encoded by the coding sequence ATGATAAAAGTTGTGTTCCCCCCGGCCTCTTTCCAGATTAAAGAGAAGGATTCAAAGGAAATAATCTTTGATGAGATACGGAAAAGCTGGGTTGTTCTCACTCCTGAAGAATGGGTGCGTCAGAACTTTATTCGTTACCTGGTTCAAACAATGAATTATCCTTCAGCATTAATTGGAATTGAAAAAGAAATTGCATTGGGTGAATTGAAGAAACGTTTTGATGTACTGGTTTATGATACTAACCACAAGCCATGGATGATGATTGAATGCAAGGCAATGGATGTGGAGCTGAGTGAAAAAGTACTGGAGCAAATTGTCCGCTATCATGTTTCTGTTCCTGTTCCATACATTGTAATCACGAATGGAAGCTATACGTATGCATGGGAGAAAAAAGAAAGCCGGCTCATCGGTTTGAATGAATTGCCGGCTTTTGAATAG
- a CDS encoding AMP nucleosidase codes for MKTKEEIVKNWLPRYTGKQLHEFGKYILLTNFSNYVSLFAEWNNVEVTGGDKPMQCATAEGITIINFGMGSATAATVMDLLSAIEPKAVLFLGKCGGLKSKNKIGDLILPIAAVRGEGTSRDYFPPEVPALPSFALQKAVSTTIRDHDSDYWTGTVYTTNRRVWEHDEEFKAYLEKIRVMAIDMETATIFTVGFFNHIPTGALLLVSDSPMTPEGVKTEESDKKVTTNFVERHINIGIDSLKQLINNGHTVKHLKFE; via the coding sequence ATGAAGACAAAAGAAGAAATCGTAAAGAACTGGCTGCCCCGTTACACAGGTAAACAATTACATGAATTTGGCAAGTATATCCTGCTCACCAACTTCAGCAACTATGTTAGTTTATTTGCCGAATGGAACAATGTGGAAGTAACCGGTGGCGATAAACCCATGCAATGTGCAACAGCTGAAGGCATTACCATTATCAACTTCGGTATGGGAAGTGCAACCGCTGCAACTGTAATGGACCTTTTGTCGGCCATTGAACCCAAAGCTGTTTTATTCCTGGGAAAATGCGGAGGATTAAAATCAAAAAACAAAATCGGTGATTTAATTCTTCCAATTGCTGCCGTTCGTGGAGAAGGAACAAGCCGTGATTATTTCCCTCCTGAAGTTCCGGCACTGCCTTCATTTGCTTTGCAGAAAGCGGTATCCACCACCATCCGTGATCATGACAGTGATTACTGGACAGGAACAGTTTACACCACTAACAGAAGAGTATGGGAACATGATGAAGAGTTTAAAGCCTACTTAGAAAAAATTCGTGTAATGGCGATTGATATGGAAACAGCTACCATCTTTACTGTTGGTTTTTTCAATCATATTCCAACTGGTGCTTTGCTGCTCGTTAGTGATAGTCCCATGACACCGGAAGGCGTGAAGACGGAAGAAAGCGATAAAAAAGTAACTACCAATTTTGTTGAACGGCATATCAATATCGGGATTGATTCACTCAAGCAGCTGATCAATAATGGTCATACTGTGAAACATCTGAAGTTTGAATAA
- a CDS encoding ABC transporter ATP-binding protein: MPVLLDIKNLEVEFKTEEGLVKAIHGISFSIDKAETVAVVGESGSGKSVTSLSALQLIPQPPAVYPNGEIIFTKKDGSTINMLKASATELQTIRGNEIAMIFQEPMSSLNPVFTCGSQVMEVIQLHQKVNKEEASKRTLQLFEKVKLPNPEAMLHRYPHQLSGGQKQRVMIAMAMSCNPSLLIADEPTTALDVTVQKTILQLIKELQQETGMGVLFITHDLGVVHDIADKIVVMYKGEIVEQGTVAEIFHQPKHPYTKALLACRPALHPKGKRLPVVSDFLEETSVVSREAIVVSNSIQPAMSNAEPLMKIENLNVWFPEQKKLFSKSSTYIKAVSDVSFEVYNGETLGLVGESGCGKTTLGRALLRLVDSTSGSILLNGENILSKSMAAFKQQRKDLQIVFQDPYSSLNPRMSIGDAIAEPMLVHGLQHNRKQAKEKVIELLEKVNLTAAQFNRYPHEFSGGQRQRIVIARALALHPSFIVWDESVSALDVSVQAQVLNLLNDLKKEFGFTSIFISHDLSVVRYICDRIIVMNKGRIEEMGRADDIYYRPQSDYTRQLLAAIPGIASPVG, from the coding sequence ATGCCGGTATTACTTGATATCAAAAACCTGGAAGTTGAATTCAAAACAGAAGAAGGCCTTGTAAAAGCTATTCATGGTATTTCATTCAGTATTGACAAAGCTGAAACAGTTGCTGTTGTTGGTGAATCAGGTTCAGGCAAATCGGTTACTTCACTTTCAGCTTTGCAGTTGATTCCCCAGCCTCCTGCTGTTTATCCAAATGGTGAAATCATATTCACTAAGAAAGATGGATCAACAATCAATATGCTGAAAGCATCAGCAACTGAATTGCAAACCATTCGTGGCAATGAAATAGCAATGATCTTCCAGGAACCAATGTCTTCGCTAAACCCTGTCTTCACCTGCGGATCACAGGTAATGGAAGTAATACAGCTCCATCAAAAAGTAAATAAAGAAGAAGCTTCCAAACGAACCCTGCAACTGTTTGAAAAAGTAAAACTGCCAAACCCGGAAGCCATGCTGCACCGTTATCCGCATCAATTAAGCGGTGGGCAAAAACAACGTGTAATGATTGCCATGGCCATGAGTTGTAATCCATCTTTATTAATAGCTGATGAACCAACAACTGCATTGGATGTAACGGTACAGAAAACTATCCTGCAACTTATCAAAGAACTGCAGCAGGAAACAGGCATGGGTGTTTTGTTTATTACACATGATCTTGGTGTGGTACATGATATTGCTGATAAAATTGTGGTGATGTACAAAGGTGAAATTGTAGAGCAGGGAACTGTTGCTGAAATCTTTCATCAACCCAAGCATCCTTATACAAAAGCATTACTCGCCTGCAGACCGGCACTGCATCCAAAAGGAAAACGGTTGCCGGTGGTAAGTGATTTTCTTGAAGAAACCTCAGTCGTTAGTCGTGAGGCGATAGTCGTTAGTAACAGCATCCAACCGGCAATGAGCAACGCCGAACCACTAATGAAAATTGAAAATCTGAATGTTTGGTTTCCGGAACAAAAGAAACTCTTCAGTAAATCATCTACCTATATCAAAGCAGTGAGTGATGTAAGCTTTGAAGTGTATAATGGCGAAACATTGGGACTTGTTGGCGAAAGCGGTTGCGGCAAAACAACTTTGGGCAGAGCCCTACTTCGTTTGGTTGATTCAACATCAGGAAGTATTTTGTTAAACGGTGAAAATATTCTCAGCAAATCAATGGCTGCATTCAAACAGCAGCGGAAAGATCTGCAGATCGTTTTCCAGGACCCCTACTCGTCTCTCAACCCACGCATGAGCATTGGTGATGCCATTGCCGAACCGATGCTGGTACACGGTTTACAACATAACAGAAAGCAGGCTAAGGAGAAAGTAATTGAGCTATTAGAGAAAGTAAATCTCACTGCTGCCCAGTTTAACCGGTATCCACATGAATTCAGCGGTGGTCAGCGGCAGCGAATTGTTATTGCCCGTGCATTGGCACTTCATCCTTCCTTCATCGTTTGGGATGAATCTGTTTCTGCGCTCGACGTAAGTGTACAGGCACAGGTGCTGAACCTGCTCAATGATCTCAAAAAAGAATTCGGTTTCACCTCTATCTTCATTTCCCATGATCTTTCGGTGGTGCGTTATATCTGCGACCGGATCATTGTTATGAACAAAGGCCGCATTGAAGAAATGGGCCGGGCTGATGATATTTACTACCGTCCACAATCGGATTATACCAGGCAATTACTGGCTGCAATCCCCGGCATTGCAAGCCCGGTGGGTTAA
- the queA gene encoding tRNA preQ1(34) S-adenosylmethionine ribosyltransferase-isomerase QueA, with amino-acid sequence MKLSQFTFDLPLNLIAQNPTKKREDSRLMVVHRKTGQIENRTFRDIMEYFDDKDAFVVNNTKVFPARMYGRKEKTGAKIEVFLLRELNKQNRLWDVIVDPARKIRVGNKLYFGETEDLVAEVIDNTTSRGRTIRFLFEGTDEEFRTVLYNMGETPLPKYIKRKPDDEDRERYQTVFAKHEGAVAAPTAGMHFSQELIKRLEIQGVRFAEVTLHTGLGTFRPIEVEDLSKHKMDAEYYKIDEFACKIVNKAKEGKNRICSIGTTTMRALETSFTAQQLLKPSEGWTNIFIHPPYNFNIADSLVTNFHLPKTSLLIMTCAFAGYDLAMEAYKKAIKDKYRFFSYGDAMLVI; translated from the coding sequence ATGAAATTATCCCAGTTTACTTTTGATCTCCCTCTCAACCTTATTGCTCAGAATCCAACAAAAAAACGTGAAGACAGCCGTTTAATGGTTGTTCACCGTAAAACAGGCCAAATCGAAAACCGTACGTTTCGTGATATCATGGAGTACTTCGACGATAAGGATGCATTTGTTGTAAATAACACAAAGGTGTTTCCTGCCCGTATGTACGGACGTAAGGAAAAAACAGGTGCTAAGATTGAAGTGTTTCTTCTCCGTGAACTGAACAAGCAGAACCGTTTATGGGATGTAATTGTTGATCCAGCAAGAAAGATCCGTGTTGGTAATAAATTATATTTTGGAGAAACTGAGGACCTGGTTGCTGAAGTAATTGACAACACTACATCACGTGGACGTACCATCCGTTTTCTGTTTGAAGGTACAGATGAAGAGTTCCGCACTGTGCTGTACAACATGGGCGAAACACCACTTCCAAAATACATCAAGCGCAAACCGGATGATGAAGACCGTGAACGTTACCAGACTGTGTTTGCCAAACATGAAGGCGCTGTTGCAGCACCAACTGCAGGTATGCACTTCAGCCAGGAACTAATCAAACGTTTGGAAATTCAGGGTGTACGTTTTGCAGAAGTTACTTTACACACAGGATTAGGAACTTTCCGTCCGATTGAAGTGGAAGATCTCAGCAAACATAAAATGGATGCTGAATATTATAAGATTGATGAGTTTGCATGTAAGATTGTAAACAAAGCAAAAGAAGGCAAGAACCGCATCTGTTCTATTGGTACAACTACCATGCGTGCTTTGGAAACATCTTTTACTGCACAGCAGTTATTAAAACCAAGCGAAGGCTGGACCAATATTTTTATTCATCCTCCTTACAATTTTAATATTGCTGACTCATTAGTAACGAATTTCCATCTGCCTAAAACAAGTTTACTGATCATGACCTGTGCATTTGCCGGTTACGATTTAGCAATGGAAGCTTACAAAAAAGCAATTAAAGACAAGTACCGTTTCTTCAGTTATGGAGATGCGATGCTGGTGATATAA
- a CDS encoding acyl-CoA thioesterase translates to MSKTAKESQIIMTELVLPNDTNTFGNLMGGRLMYWMDIASALAASKHCNSPVVTASVDNISFESPIKLGNIVHIEAKVSRAFNTSMEVHMQVWSEDFNHQNRYKSNEAYYTFVALDEERKVRKVPELIPETEDEIKLFEGALRRRQLRLILGGKMNPDDAVELKAFFVKD, encoded by the coding sequence ATGAGCAAAACAGCAAAAGAATCACAGATAATCATGACGGAGTTGGTTCTGCCCAACGATACAAATACATTTGGAAATTTAATGGGAGGTCGACTGATGTACTGGATGGATATTGCATCAGCGCTTGCAGCCAGCAAGCATTGTAATTCCCCTGTTGTAACTGCCAGTGTAGATAATATTTCCTTTGAAAGCCCGATCAAACTGGGAAACATTGTTCATATAGAAGCAAAAGTATCAAGAGCGTTCAATACGTCTATGGAAGTGCATATGCAAGTATGGAGCGAAGACTTCAATCACCAGAACAGGTACAAAAGCAATGAAGCCTATTATACATTCGTGGCACTTGATGAAGAACGCAAAGTAAGAAAGGTACCCGAGCTGATTCCTGAAACAGAAGATGAAATTAAATTGTTCGAAGGTGCTTTACGCCGCAGGCAGTTGCGTTTAATTCTTGGTGGAAAAATGAATCCTGATGATGCAGTTGAACTGAAAGCTTTTTTTGTAAAAGATTAA
- a CDS encoding carboxypeptidase-like regulatory domain-containing protein, which yields MQQLAVAQSFYIRGKVLDGETLAPLKNASVYINNSTKGAITDDNGEFQLGPLQAGHYELVASYVGFEALLYSVDITAGGFKITFQLSKKEKQMRELLILPNETRVRYLKIFKDNLLGFTNAAQSCKIKNLSEVQFAAGSNKNEVIAYADTSLIIENPELGYIIHFTIIDFYYNRSTGLSYFSGYTRYEDMNKEGEQKRRWKRRRNDTYEGSTQHFFHSLVKRKLNDEGFTVQQVIEKKIAVKDSLPKNNSIVIRSGPSKINIARTVTEDSLLCLYSDSGYKIYELNAADWLRVIYKKNTTLKQDMQKKQLLTGQPRSGTFSGLRLNVRPILLDYKGRLLTPLAAYYDGIWAFERLANMLPEDFEPD from the coding sequence GTGCAACAGCTTGCTGTTGCACAGTCGTTTTATATCAGGGGCAAAGTGCTCGATGGTGAAACTCTTGCGCCGCTCAAAAATGCCAGTGTATATATTAACAATTCTACGAAAGGAGCAATTACAGATGATAACGGAGAATTTCAGCTTGGCCCATTACAGGCCGGCCATTATGAACTTGTAGCTTCCTATGTTGGATTTGAAGCATTGCTTTATTCGGTAGATATAACAGCCGGAGGATTTAAAATCACTTTTCAGCTCTCTAAAAAAGAAAAGCAGATGAGAGAGCTTCTCATTCTTCCCAATGAAACAAGAGTCCGTTACCTCAAAATATTTAAGGATAATTTACTGGGGTTTACCAATGCAGCACAAAGCTGTAAAATAAAAAATCTCAGTGAGGTGCAGTTTGCAGCAGGCAGTAATAAAAATGAAGTGATTGCTTATGCTGATACCTCACTCATAATAGAAAATCCTGAGCTGGGATATATTATTCATTTTACCATTATTGATTTTTATTATAACCGCAGTACAGGACTTTCTTATTTCTCCGGCTATACACGTTATGAAGATATGAATAAGGAAGGGGAACAAAAACGCAGATGGAAACGCCGGAGAAACGATACATATGAAGGCAGCACGCAGCATTTTTTTCACAGCCTTGTAAAAAGGAAACTGAACGATGAAGGATTTACTGTTCAACAGGTGATAGAAAAGAAAATCGCAGTAAAAGACAGCCTTCCAAAAAATAATTCTATTGTAATCAGGAGTGGTCCATCAAAAATAAATATTGCCAGAACAGTTACAGAAGACAGTTTGCTTTGTCTTTATTCTGATTCAGGATATAAAATTTATGAATTAAATGCTGCCGACTGGTTGCGTGTAATCTATAAAAAAAATACAACGCTGAAACAAGATATGCAGAAGAAGCAGTTATTAACCGGGCAACCACGTTCAGGAACCTTTTCTGGCTTGAGGTTAAATGTCAGGCCAATTCTGCTTGATTATAAAGGAAGGCTTTTAACTCCCCTTGCAGCTTACTATGATGGTATCTGGGCATTTGAACGCCTGGCGAATATGTTACCTGAAGATTTTGAGCCTGATTAA
- a CDS encoding 1-acyl-sn-glycerol-3-phosphate acyltransferase, translating to MSTFLERIKNLNLSRRIIYGVVGMITYPGVALINKLQVNGAEKLKDLPKRNVLFVSNHQTYFADVMVFLHIFFAAKWGKYKGLGIPYYLLNPVTKIYYVAAAETMKDTWLTRLFAKAGAITVKRTWRAEGKEVQRGLDPGDTRKIARALDDSWVITFPQGTTKPFAPGRKGTAYIIKQNQPIVVPIVINGFWRAFNKKGLKFKKRGSLLSVTIKDPMEIDYNAPVETILDQVMDAIEQSKKYMLKGKHHLMTIVDK from the coding sequence ATGTCCACTTTCTTAGAAAGAATTAAGAATTTGAATTTATCACGTCGTATCATTTACGGGGTTGTTGGTATGATCACTTACCCCGGTGTTGCACTTATTAATAAGCTGCAGGTAAACGGTGCTGAAAAATTAAAGGACCTTCCCAAAAGGAATGTGTTATTTGTAAGTAACCACCAGACCTATTTTGCCGACGTAATGGTATTCCTTCATATTTTCTTTGCCGCTAAGTGGGGGAAATACAAAGGTCTTGGAATTCCTTATTATTTGCTGAACCCCGTTACAAAAATATATTATGTTGCTGCTGCGGAAACCATGAAAGATACATGGCTTACCCGTTTGTTTGCAAAAGCAGGAGCAATTACTGTAAAACGTACCTGGCGTGCCGAAGGCAAAGAAGTACAGCGTGGATTGGATCCGGGCGATACAAGAAAAATTGCAAGAGCACTGGATGACAGCTGGGTAATTACTTTCCCGCAGGGAACAACCAAGCCATTTGCACCGGGCCGTAAAGGAACTGCTTACATCATCAAACAGAATCAACCAATTGTTGTGCCTATCGTCATCAATGGTTTCTGGCGTGCATTTAATAAGAAAGGATTAAAGTTTAAGAAACGTGGAAGTTTACTTTCTGTAACAATTAAAGATCCAATGGAGATTGATTATAATGCTCCTGTTGAAACTATTCTCGACCAGGTGATGGATGCTATTGAACAGAGCAAAAAGTATATGCTGAAGGGTAAGCATCATTTGATGACGATTGTTGATAAGTAA
- the hxpB gene encoding hexitol phosphatase HxpB has protein sequence MRYKAVIFDMDGLLIDSEPYWEEAGSETLAEFGKVLTQEQYSSSTGLRTEEWITHWFRFFDISMQHVTEATNTIIQKAIDKIAAKAEPMDGVDHILHFFRENNFQIALASSSPMELIDVVVDKLNIRLQFQIFTSAQHLAFGKPHPEVFLNCANELGRLPTECIVFEDSFNGMIAAKAARMKCVVVPSAADHAHLKWNAADLILPKRFKKKKVTPP, from the coding sequence ATGCGTTACAAGGCAGTTATTTTTGATATGGACGGGTTACTCATTGACAGTGAGCCTTATTGGGAAGAAGCAGGCAGTGAAACACTTGCAGAATTTGGAAAAGTACTAACTCAGGAACAGTACAGTTCTTCAACAGGGTTAAGAACAGAAGAATGGATCACACATTGGTTTCGTTTTTTTGATATTTCTATGCAGCATGTAACAGAAGCAACCAATACAATTATTCAAAAAGCCATTGATAAAATTGCTGCGAAGGCCGAACCAATGGATGGAGTTGATCATATCCTCCATTTTTTCCGGGAAAATAATTTTCAGATTGCACTTGCAAGCTCATCACCAATGGAACTGATTGATGTAGTAGTTGACAAGCTGAACATTCGTTTACAGTTTCAGATTTTTACTTCAGCACAGCACTTAGCATTTGGCAAACCGCATCCGGAAGTTTTTCTGAATTGTGCCAATGAGCTGGGAAGATTACCAACAGAATGTATTGTTTTTGAAGATTCATTCAATGGAATGATTGCTGCCAAAGCTGCACGTATGAAATGCGTAGTTGTTCCGTCAGCAGCTGATCATGCTCATCTGAAATGGAATGCAGCTGATCTTATCTTACCTAAACGATTTAAAAAAAAAAAGGTTACACCTCCCTAA